One part of the Candidatus Methylacidiphilales bacterium genome encodes these proteins:
- a CDS encoding DUF456 domain-containing protein, with the protein MEWLVWTITIVLMLCGVAGTFLPVLPGLGLIWLAALFHKLMLPQVLSWWIVGLLFLGVIAGFLVDWMSGLLAARWLGSTRYGLIGAFLGGLIGLFFGLPGLLVGPLIGALLGELIFSRRGLKASTKVAAGVGIGIVAASLIRLGIAVLMVLAFVLNVLLR; encoded by the coding sequence ATGGAATGGCTGGTTTGGACCATAACAATAGTGCTCATGCTCTGTGGAGTGGCGGGAACGTTCCTGCCCGTGCTGCCCGGGCTCGGTTTGATCTGGCTGGCGGCGCTTTTTCACAAGCTGATGCTGCCGCAAGTGTTGTCCTGGTGGATCGTGGGCCTGCTGTTTCTGGGTGTGATTGCCGGGTTCTTGGTGGATTGGATGAGCGGATTGTTGGCGGCAAGGTGGCTGGGTTCCACGCGTTACGGATTGATCGGCGCGTTTTTGGGCGGTCTGATAGGCTTGTTTTTCGGCCTGCCGGGATTACTGGTTGGGCCGTTGATTGGCGCCCTGCTCGGAGAGCTGATCTTTTCCAGACGCGGGCTCAAGGCTTCCACAAAGGTTGCCGCGGGGGTGGGGATCGGGATTGTTGCCGCCAGCCTGATCCGGCTCGGGATTGCGGTTTTAATGGTGCTGGCGTTTGTGCTGAATGTGCTGCTGAGATAA